The genome window CCGATTCTTGCAGAAAAGGTAAACAAAGAAAAAGAAATCTGGGAAATCACAAGAAAGGGAATTCAAGGGCTGATAAACTGGGAAGATGGACTTAGAACACGCGTCCACGCTTTACGGGGATTAAGCTATGATACTTGTAAACAGGTAGCAGATGATCTGCCGATAATGACTGGTGCAAAGGAAACATGCCGCGTGCTAAAGGCCGCCGGCTGGAAACTACTTGCAGTCTCTGGAGGATTTACGATTATGACTGATAGGCTAAAAGAAGAGCTGGGTCTTGACTATGTGTATTCTAACGAACTTGTCTTCAAGGACGGAAAACTTGATGACGTGCAAATCCACGTCACATCAGACAAGGCGAAATCTGCACGAGCAAAAATAGCAGAATGGCAGGAAAATAAGGAAGACATCATAGTTACAGTTGATGGCGCAAATGACCTGACTCTTTTTGACATCTGTGGCCTTGGAATTGCGTTTAGGGCTCAAGATGTTGTAAAGGAAAGGGCAAATGTAATAATTGAAGAAAAAAATCTCTCAAACCTCATTGGCATAATAAACAAACACTACAAGACAAACCTGCAACTTCAAACTGTTGCCTAGATCTTACTAGATTTTAATAAAAGGCGATCTGCATAATACTGATGTCGCTTGAAATAATTCCAGTTGTCACAAATAAGGAAATTAAAAAAGGCGACGATCTGGTAAAAATTTTCACGTCCTCCTACAAGGGCTTACTGGACGGTGACGTTATTGTAGTATCGCAAAAAGTGGTATCAAAACAAGAAGGACAATTAGTTGAATTGTCTGGCGTAATCCCATCTCTTCTTGCCGTTGGGATTGCAGCCGAGTATGGAAAAGATCCAAGGCTAATCGAAGTTATTCTCCACGAAACAGAAAGAATAGTTAGAATGGAAAACCGTATACTGATCACCGAAACAAGGCACGGCTTTATCTGTGCAAATGCCGGTGTTGATGAAAGTAATCTTCCGCAGGGATTTGCAGCAATGCTTCCGGAAAACCCTGATAAGTCTGCATCCGACTTGCGCGTTAAACTGCAAGATGCAACCGGGAAAAAAATCGCGGTTTTGATAGCTGACACATTTGGTAGACCGTTCCGTGAAGGCCAAACAAACTGCGCAATCGGCGTATCTGGAATGAGACCGATTCATGATTATGCCGGAACAAAGGACACATTTGGGAGAGTGTTGCGTATTACTGCCATTGCAGAAGCGGATGAACTCTGCAGTGCGGCAGAACTTGTAATGAAGAAGACCAAGAATTGTCCATTTGTGATAATTCGAAATTTTGATTTTAGCCCGTCTGACGATACGGTAAAACCGTTAATTAGATCAGAAAAGACTGATCTCTTCAGGTAATATAGAAAAAGGATTATAATAATAACAAAAAAAATTTCCAATTGATTGAACTATCTAAAAGCTGAACTGCACTGTCATAACAATTTCTCAAACTTCCATGTGGGCGAAGATGAGGCACCATATGACTGTGACATAACAATCTCTGAGCAGCTAGAAAGATCGCATGCCCTTGGGCTTGATGCACTTTTTGTAACAAACCACAACACTTTGAATGGCTATAGGCAAATTTTGGAATACAAAAATGACCATGCAAAATACAAAAAGATCCAAATTTTGCCGGCAGAAGAAATCACGACTGATACTGGTGCACATGTGATTGCATATGGGATCTCAAGGGAAATCAGGGCAGGCCTTACGTTAGAAGAGATAATCGATGAAATCCACAAACAAGACGCAGTGTCTTGTGCCCCGCACCCGTTTAGCCTGCTTGATGCTCTGAGAGAAAAGGCAAAGATGTGTGACCTAGTTGAGATTTTCAACAGCAATAACGTTGACGTGATATCAAATGCACGTGCAACCAAGTTTTCGCTTGACAATAACAAAATTGGCATCTCTGGAAGTGACTCGCACGTTCTTTCAACGCTTGGAAGATGCGTAAATCTCGTCGAGTCGGAAAACACACTGGACGATGTACTGTACGCAATGAAACATAACAGAATAACCATACAGAACACCGGCTATGCGCATGAAAAGGAAACATTAGAACACATCAAGTACAAGATCAACAATTCAAAGGACTATCTTGCAGAATACATTCGAGAACATTATCCAAATTCACAATGGATGTTTTCATTGTTGCTCAAAATGTATTCGTTGAATCAAAACAGCTATCTCTGGTCGCTAATATACAAATTATCAGTGTATCTGATGAAACGAATATCAAAGAAAATCAATTTGCTTGATTATGATGCATCTCCATTAAAGAATAGAAATATTGTCGATATGCTAAGGATGGCAATCTGATTAGTTATACAACAATCTGATCTGGCACGCATCTTCGGCATGTGATGCCAACTGTTTTAAAAACTTAATCTAAGCTAATTCTGTTAATGTTTCGTTACTACATAAAATAGATTTTAATATGACAAACAAGCCTTTGACAAATATCGATGAGTGCAACGACTAAAAAACTAGATGCGCGCGGATTGTTCTGCCCGGAACCCGTATTTAGAACAAAAATTGAGGTTGAAAAAATGCAGGTAGGTGAAACACTGACGGTTCTTGCAGATGATCCAAACGCTGAGGAAGACATATCCCGATGGGTCAAACGAACCGGACACGAACTCTTATCTCTTCAAAAAAGAGATACCGAATTAGAATTTTCAATTAAAAAGGTGAAATAATTAGTGGCAACCAAAGTTCTGACTGATGCAGACATCCTAAACAGAATTGGGAATACTCCGCTTGTAAAGCTAGAATCGTTATCAAACGGCAAAGTGAATTATTATGCAAAACTGGAAAGCCACAATCCGTTTGGCTCCGTAAAGGACAGGGCGGCGTATTGGATGATTAAGGATGCAGAAGAAAAAGGCAGGCTAAAACGAGGTGAGACGATAATCATAGAACCAACATCTGGAAACACGGGCATAGCCCTTACTGGAATTGCAAGCATTCTTGGATACAAAGTTGAAATAGTTATTCCAGAAAAAGCAAGCGAAGAAACAAAAAAGATAATCTCAGACCTTGGTGCAACGATCCACCAAACAAGTGATGATCTATGTCCAAAGGTCGGCGCTGGAACTGATCAAAGCATTGCACTTGCTACTTCAATTGCATCTTCACGACCTGACAAGTATTTCTCACCAAACCAGTATTCAAATGAAGCAAATTACATGGGCCATTACAGGGGAACCGGACCTGAAATCTGGAAACAGACAGAAGGGCGGATAACTCATTTTTTCACAGGAGTTGGGACGGGAGGAACCGTCACTGGAATATCTGCTTTTCTCAAAGAGCAAAACCCCAAAGTTAAAACAATAGCGGTTCAACCACAACAAAACCACCTGATTCAAGGATTGCGCAACTTTGAAGAGTCTGCAAAGCCTGATCTGTTCTTAAGGCGAGAAAACGTTGTTGATGATTGGATAACAATAACAAACGAACAAGCATTTGCAGCTGTCAAAGAAATATTCCAAAAAGAAAAACTGCTTGTTAGCCCGTCGTCTGCCGCGGTTTATGCTGGAATGAAGAACTATCCTATCGACGAAGGACACGTGGTTGGAATTTTTGCAGATGATGGAAGAAAATTCAAGAGCCTATATGCACAACAAAAGATTTTCACAGAAGGTGATTTCGATCTTGCCCTTAAGGAAGCAAAACATCTTTCAAATATTGTCTATCTGTAACCTACGCCTGAATTTTACTTATCATTGTGTTTAGTGAAAATGGTTTTTCAAGAATTTCGACAGATTCTGGTATTGTCCCTGGTGCTTTGAGCAGGGAATTGATATCATAGGCAGAGGCAAAAATGATTCTCTGATTTGGCCTTTTGTCTAGAATTTCCTTCGCCACTTCAACTCCGCTTTTTTTAGGCATGTTGTTGTCTAGCAAGACCACATCAAAGGGGTTTTTGTCTAGCGATTCAAATTCTGTTTTTGCAAGTTCCTGCGTGTATTTTTCCAGACACTCTTGGCCGTCTCTTGCAACAGTTACACTGTGGCCGTTTTTTTCAAGTATCTTTGTGTACTGGGTGATGGTAAACGCATTGTCTTCTGCAACCAATATGTTTAGAGTCATTTTCAATTTTTCATTCGCGGATTCATACATTAAGTTGAGTCTGTCTAAACCAGACGAACAATGCGTTAATTGGTCAACGGATTGATGGTTTTTCTCTGTACTAGTGGTATTGAAAACTCAAATGTTGCTCCGCCATCTTTGTTGTTTCGTGCAGTGATTCTGCCTCCGTGCGCGGAAATTATTCCCTTGCACAAAAATAGCCCAAGGCCGTTGCCTCCTTGATTTTCACTCTCATGACCCTTTGTCACAAACTTGCCAAAAATATTTGGCAACACCTCTTCTGGTATACCGAGGCCAGTATCGCTTACCGTGATAAGAAATTCATTTGAATTCTTGTTAATCTCAGTCTTTATCCTAATTGTGCCGTTTTCTGTAAATTTGATTGAATTGTTGATGATATTTCGAAGTACTTGTTCAATTCGTGTCCTGTCTAGTGTTATTTCAATATCGTCGTCTAGTTCTTCTACAATTCTGACATTTTTGTTTAGTCCTGTCTTTAACATCCCAGTTGTCTCTAAAATTAATTCGTTAATCCTGCATTTTTCTTGATGTAATGTTAGACGATTGCTTTCAATCCTAGTTACATCAAGTACATCGTTTGCCAGGTCTTGTAGTTTTTTTGCAAGTGTTGTTACTCCGTCCCATGCCTCTTTCTGGTCAATGTCTCCTGACTGTGCAAGCTCTGCAAAGCCGAAAATTGGCTGAATGGGGCTTTTTAATTCGTGAGATGCTATGCTTATGAAATCGTCTTTTAACTTGTCAAGATCACGAAGTTTTTTGTTTGCCTCCTGCAGTTCTATGGTTTTTGACTCTATCTCTTTTTTTAGCTCAGCATTATTTTCATGCATGAAATGTCTAAGTGAAATTGCAATCATCCCTACAACTATCATGATTCCGATTTGTACTATGAGCCATCCGCGTTCATGATCCTCGATTGCGTTAATCGACTGCTCGTTAAGTTTTTTGATCTCATTTGACGTGTCGTCTATTTTCTCTTTGAATTGGGTTTCCTTTAATGCAATTTGTTTTAGAAGAAAATCGCTTTGAGTGGAACTTAGCGAATCCTTTGCCATGTCTTCAAATTCATTGTGTGTTTGCTCGACATCTAAGAACATTTTGTGAATCTGTTTAAAGCCATTACCGCTTGCGTCTGTTGGTGCCATGTTGTATCCTGTCTCAGCTAGCTTTTTCCCTTGTACTATGTTTGATTTTATGATGGTGTTGCTTGACCAAAACTCTTCTTTTGCAATGTCCGAATCCGTCTCTGATAACTGTCCTGTTTTGATCTTTTCAAAATTTGCTACCTGATTTGCTTGGTGATACTTGATTTCATCAAGAGTGTTTTGTAACGGCTCATATTCTTGCGATATGTTTATGATTTCATTACTGACTTTGGACATTTGATACGTGCCAAACAAGATGGTAATTCCTAACAGTAGGATGATTATTCCGACCATGCCGCTGATCTTAAAGCTAGTCTTTCCGGCAAACATGTTATCGCCCTGAAAAACTGTTCATGCTTTTAGTTATTTTCTGGATTCTTTCTGTGAATGTTTGTTCGAGCTGAACAGACTTACTATGCTTTGTTTTCAGTTAGGTATTTGTCAACATCAATTGCAGCCATGCATCCGTAGCCCGCTGCTGTAATTGCTTGCCTGTATCTGTGATCGTGGACGTCTCCTGCTGCAAACACTCCTTCCACATTTGTCTTGGTGTGGTCTTTTAGAACGATGTATCCCTGGGAATCAAGTTCTACCTGGTTTTCAAAAATCTTGGTGTTTGGAGTGTGACCGATTGCGACAAATATGCCGCCAGCTGTTAGCGTTGTAATTTCTCCTGTCTTTATGTTTTTTAATATCGCCTTTTGGACTTTTTGATCCCCTTGTATGTCTGTGATTTCACTGTTCCAATGGAACTGTATCTTTGGGTTGACCATGGCTCTTTCTTGCATTACCTTGCTTGCTCTGAGCTGATCCCTTCTGTGTACCATGTGGACCCTGCTTCCAAATTTTGTCAAAAACGTGCCCTCCTCAATAGCTGAATCCCCTCCACCTACTACTATTATTTCCTGGTTTCTAAAAAATGGCCCATCACACGTGGCGCAATATGACACCCCCTTGCCCCCAAAGGTGGTCTCACCAGGCAATCCCAATTTTTTTGGCGATGCACCGGTTGCAATAATTACTGCCCTGCACTCGTATTCTTCTGATGCGGTCAATATCTTAAACGGCTTGTGTCTAAAGTCTACGTCGATAACCTCGTCATCGATTATCGCAGTTCCCATTCTTTCTGTCTGCTTTCTCATCGTTATCATAAGATCAGGGCCCATTATGCCGTCTGCGAACCCTGGATAATTCTCAACATCCGTTGTGTTCATTAGCTGGCCGCCGGGCAAAATTCCAGATATTATCAAAGTATCATGTCGTGCACGAGAGCAATAAATCCCAGCAGTGTATCCTGCCGGGCCTGCCCCGATTATGACCACGTCATACTTCGTTTTCTTTTTTTCTGGCTTACTTGGACTGTCTCTTTCAACTAATACTGAGGAGCCAGCATCTGACATCATGACTATGAGTAAAAAATATCAACAATTTAAGTCATTCAAGGCATGATCCAGTTTTTTAGAATATCCGAATGTTTGCTGCAGAGTTTTCCAAATTCAATCTGTGAATACAAAAGATCACGCTGCCAATGAGCATTGTTTAATCTACAATCTAAAAGATCACAAAATGATTCGCCCGTGATGTAGTAGAATAATGCCTGTAGGCAGTACCCCTCAACTATTTTTCCAAGTCGCGAGTCGTGATATTCCAAATACGTGCCTTGGTACTTTTTTTTGATGGATTCGATGTTTAGGCCCTGCCCGTAATTTGCCATCAAATCCATATAGTATTGGCGCGGTTTTGCAGGTGCCTCGATTATCCCCGTGGTTGAAATGATGGATGGGTTTGCACCAATTAGTGCTCTCCCATGGTATCTGTAATCGCTGGAATCAAAAGTACAGGTAAGCTTGTTTGTGAAAACAAAATGAAAGTCTCCCGTGGTTAACTCATCGCTTGGTATCAAACTTGAAACTATTCTCTGAAACTCAAACCCGTCATAAAGTACGATGTTTTCAACTTTGGACGTGTCTTGGAGCGTCTGTTTTTCAAATTCCACCTCTTCATTGGCGGGTGTGTGACTTTGAAACGGTTGATGCATGTTGAAAATTCTGGACGCTGCAAGATCATGCGCCGTTGCCTCTGTTGCGCTTTTGAAAATGTTTTCTCGCCTTGTCGTCTTGACGTGAAATGTATTTTGTAAAAAATCTACCAAGTTACTAATGGATATTTCTGGGACGGAAGGTTCGTCGTATAGAAAAATTCTAGATATTCTCACGTGACTATTAGCTTCTATTGAGTTCTTTTAGTTTTGCAGCCGTGATTTCAGCTGCTCTTTTTCCAGAAAACAACATTGAGCCAAACGTGGGTCCCATTCTTGGGAGGCCATGTGTTTCGGTAACTGACATTCCTGCTATTACTAGTCCTGGGTAAATCTCGCCTGTGTATTCTACAACTTTGTCCTCGCCGTCTTCGACCCACATTGGACTCATTCCCTTCCATTCTACAAGCTTCCTGTCGACTAGTCTTTTTACTGCGACCGAGTCGTGACCTGACGCATCAATTACCATTTTTGATTCAAGTGCTACTGGGTCTACGCACGTGATGTTTCTTGGTAGGGCAGAGACTGGCATCCAGTTGACAACCAGTCCTGACACTCTGCCGTATTTTAGGACAAGATCATCAAATTTAGTTAGATTGAGGAATTTTACTCCTGCATCACACGTGGCTGCTATTAGCTTTGATACTGCGTGAGGACCAGCTGTGATGTATAGTCCGTCTGAGACTTTTTTGTATGGGACTCCTAACTCATCCCATACCTTTTGTGCTGGTGCGCG of Candidatus Nitrosotenuis sp. DW1 contains these proteins:
- a CDS encoding PHP-associated domain-containing protein; this encodes MNYLKAELHCHNNFSNFHVGEDEAPYDCDITISEQLERSHALGLDALFVTNHNTLNGYRQILEYKNDHAKYKKIQILPAEEITTDTGAHVIAYGISREIRAGLTLEEIIDEIHKQDAVSCAPHPFSLLDALREKAKMCDLVEIFNSNNVDVISNARATKFSLDNNKIGISGSDSHVLSTLGRCVNLVESENTLDDVLYAMKHNRITIQNTGYAHEKETLEHIKYKINNSKDYLAEYIREHYPNSQWMFSLLLKMYSLNQNSYLWSLIYKLSVYLMKRISKKINLLDYDASPLKNRNIVDMLRMAI
- a CDS encoding sulfurtransferase TusA family protein; protein product: MSATTKKLDARGLFCPEPVFRTKIEVEKMQVGETLTVLADDPNAEEDISRWVKRTGHELLSLQKRDTELEFSIKKVK
- a CDS encoding response regulator, with the translated sequence MTLNILVAEDNAFTITQYTKILEKNGHSVTVARDGQECLEKYTQELAKTEFESLDKNPFDVVLLDNNMPKKSGVEVAKEILDKRPNQRIIFASAYDINSLLKAPGTIPESVEILEKPFSLNTMISKIQA
- a CDS encoding ATP-binding protein, which encodes MFAGKTSFKISGMVGIIILLLGITILFGTYQMSKVSNEIINISQEYEPLQNTLDEIKYHQANQVANFEKIKTGQLSETDSDIAKEEFWSSNTIIKSNIVQGKKLAETGYNMAPTDASGNGFKQIHKMFLDVEQTHNEFEDMAKDSLSSTQSDFLLKQIALKETQFKEKIDDTSNEIKKLNEQSINAIEDHERGWLIVQIGIMIVVGMIAISLRHFMHENNAELKKEIESKTIELQEANKKLRDLDKLKDDFISIASHELKSPIQPIFGFAELAQSGDIDQKEAWDGVTTLAKKLQDLANDVLDVTRIESNRLTLHQEKCRINELILETTGMLKTGLNKNVRIVEELDDDIEITLDRTRIEQVLRNIINNSIKFTENGTIRIKTEINKNSNEFLITVSDTGLGIPEEVLPNIFGKFVTKGHESENQGGNGLGLFLCKGIISAHGGRITARNNKDGGATFEFSIPLVQRKTINPLTN
- a CDS encoding DUF6775 family putative metallopeptidase — encoded protein: MRISRIFLYDEPSVPEISISNLVDFLQNTFHVKTTRRENIFKSATEATAHDLAASRIFNMHQPFQSHTPANEEVEFEKQTLQDTSKVENIVLYDGFEFQRIVSSLIPSDELTTGDFHFVFTNKLTCTFDSSDYRYHGRALIGANPSIISTTGIIEAPAKPRQYYMDLMANYGQGLNIESIKKKYQGTYLEYHDSRLGKIVEGYCLQALFYYITGESFCDLLDCRLNNAHWQRDLLYSQIEFGKLCSKHSDILKNWIMP
- a CDS encoding sulfide-dependent adenosine diphosphate thiazole synthase: MQSTSITEKTKIFTDVSEAQITRAIADEFFSVFTDHITSDVIIIGAGPAGLTAGRELSLMGYKVLIIEQNNYLGGGYWLGGYMMNPVTVRAPAQKVWDELGVPYKKVSDGLYITAGPHAVSKLIAATCDAGVKFLNLTKFDDLVLKYGRVSGLVVNWMPVSALPRNITCVDPVALESKMVIDASGHDSVAVKRLVDRKLVEWKGMSPMWVEDGEDKVVEYTGEIYPGLVIAGMSVTETHGLPRMGPTFGSMLFSGKRAAEITAAKLKELNRS
- a CDS encoding PLP-dependent cysteine synthase family protein, with translation MATKVLTDADILNRIGNTPLVKLESLSNGKVNYYAKLESHNPFGSVKDRAAYWMIKDAEEKGRLKRGETIIIEPTSGNTGIALTGIASILGYKVEIVIPEKASEETKKIISDLGATIHQTSDDLCPKVGAGTDQSIALATSIASSRPDKYFSPNQYSNEANYMGHYRGTGPEIWKQTEGRITHFFTGVGTGGTVTGISAFLKEQNPKVKTIAVQPQQNHLIQGLRNFEESAKPDLFLRRENVVDDWITITNEQAFAAVKEIFQKEKLLVSPSSAAVYAGMKNYPIDEGHVVGIFADDGRKFKSLYAQQKIFTEGDFDLALKEAKHLSNIVYL
- the trxB gene encoding thioredoxin-disulfide reductase — its product is MMSDAGSSVLVERDSPSKPEKKKTKYDVVIIGAGPAGYTAGIYCSRARHDTLIISGILPGGQLMNTTDVENYPGFADGIMGPDLMITMRKQTERMGTAIIDDEVIDVDFRHKPFKILTASEEYECRAVIIATGASPKKLGLPGETTFGGKGVSYCATCDGPFFRNQEIIVVGGGDSAIEEGTFLTKFGSRVHMVHRRDQLRASKVMQERAMVNPKIQFHWNSEITDIQGDQKVQKAILKNIKTGEITTLTAGGIFVAIGHTPNTKIFENQVELDSQGYIVLKDHTKTNVEGVFAAGDVHDHRYRQAITAAGYGCMAAIDVDKYLTENKA
- the serB gene encoding phosphoserine phosphatase SerB: MLAIFDVEGVLFDAEYLPILAEKVNKEKEIWEITRKGIQGLINWEDGLRTRVHALRGLSYDTCKQVADDLPIMTGAKETCRVLKAAGWKLLAVSGGFTIMTDRLKEELGLDYVYSNELVFKDGKLDDVQIHVTSDKAKSARAKIAEWQENKEDIIVTVDGANDLTLFDICGLGIAFRAQDVVKERANVIIEEKNLSNLIGIINKHYKTNLQLQTVA
- the cofE gene encoding coenzyme F420-0:L-glutamate ligase; this encodes MSLEIIPVVTNKEIKKGDDLVKIFTSSYKGLLDGDVIVVSQKVVSKQEGQLVELSGVIPSLLAVGIAAEYGKDPRLIEVILHETERIVRMENRILITETRHGFICANAGVDESNLPQGFAAMLPENPDKSASDLRVKLQDATGKKIAVLIADTFGRPFREGQTNCAIGVSGMRPIHDYAGTKDTFGRVLRITAIAEADELCSAAELVMKKTKNCPFVIIRNFDFSPSDDTVKPLIRSEKTDLFR